The Pyrus communis chromosome 2, drPyrComm1.1, whole genome shotgun sequence genome includes a window with the following:
- the LOC137726394 gene encoding phosphatidylinositol N-acetylglucosaminyltransferase subunit C-like, with protein MDAFMSEILSPTRPRWRKVAYGGMQPGFDDNHTDDSFLEDMVMNANVVKRDILKVMLDSVSISQYLCIVALVGLVWTYTLRSILNENSLLLLDVTLLGLGFLVLLLTKEMLSFSLFFRYLLNISFFISGLYVLAPIYQTLTTSISSNSIWAVTVSLIVLHLFLHDYSGSTVRAPGALHNPTLTSCISLNASVVASVFIASCLRSRLLVFAIMLFSLQVFLFAPLVTYCIKKYSFCLHLWFSFGLMIATLTLVYTLHLLLFVMLLGLLIFVTVVCPYWLIRMQEYKFEINGPWDEAKLCFDITD; from the coding sequence ATGGATGCATTCATGAGTGAAATCCTGTCTCCGACGCGACCCAGATGGCGAAAAGTGGCGTATGGAGGGATGCAACCTGGGTTTGATGACAATCACACGGATGACTCTTTTCTTGAAGATATGGTTATGAATGCCAATGTTGTTAAGAGGGACATTCTTAAAGTCATGCTGGATTCCGTTTCGATATCTCAATACCTCTGCATTGTTGCTCttgttggtttggtttggacCTACACTCTCAGATCGATTCTTAATGAGAATTCACTCTTGCTTCTCGATGTCACGCTTCTTGGATTGGGGTTTCTTGTTCTCCTTTTAACTAAAGAAATGCTTTCCTTTAGTCTCTTCTTTCGTTACTTGCTCAATATCTCCTTTTTCATCAGTGGCTTATATGTTTTAGCTCCCATCTATCAAACGCTCACCACATCCATCAGCTCAAACTCCATTTGGGCAGTAACAGTGTCACTCATTGTGCTCCATCTCTTCCTCCATGACTATTCTGGGTCCACCGTAAGAGCTCCCGGGGCTCTACACAATCCAACCTTGACGAGTTGCATCTCTTTGAATGCTTCAGTTGTGGCCTCAGTATTCATTGCTTCGTGCCTTCGGTCAAGGCTGCTTGTTTTCGCTATCATGCTTTTCTCTTTGCAAGTTTTCCTTTTCGCTCCTTTGGTTACTTACTGTATCAAGAAGTATTCCTTCTGTCTGCACCTTTGGTTTTCTTTTGGTCTGATGATTGCGACATTGACTCTTGTTTATACCTTGCATCTGTTACTTTTTGTGATGTTGTTAGGGTTGTTGATTTTTGTAACTGTGGTTTGTCCGTATTGGCTTATACGGATGCAAGAATACAAGTTTGAGATCAATGGTCCTTGGGATGAGGCTAAACTTTGTTTTGATATAACTGATTGA
- the LOC137726395 gene encoding uncharacterized protein: MSRSLVQPVGQKRLTNVAVVRLKKRGTRFEIACYKNKVLSWRSGVEKDLDEVLQSHTVYTNVSKGVLAKTKDLKAAFDSDDQTKICLEILDKGELQVAGKERESQLSSQFRDIATIVMQKTYNPETRRPYTISLIESLMHEIHFAVDPHKSSKKQALEVIHELQKHFPIKRSPMRLRLIVPDHEFSSLSEKLTAWNASIISKDQSGSQISTICELDPGFYHECEGLMMKLHGRYEVLALSVHAEGDTVIDQYDDHEDEPSDSLKDSSNISSLKKNECTDPDLSKKESADPVLKLSDDLQKQSVSTGSGNAAAEGKQNKCSTCNAFVGDSKQYRDHFKSEWHKHNLKRKTRQLPPLTEEECAADMEMDDYKADLRDYSF, encoded by the exons ATGTCGAGATCACTGGTGCAGCCGGTAGGGCAGAAGAGGCTGACGAACGTGGCAGTGGTGCGTCTGAAAAAGCGCGGCACCCGCTTTGAAATTGCCTGTTACAAGAACAAGGTCCTCTCATGGCGCTCTGGCGT TGAGAAAGATTTGGATGAAGTACTGCAATCGCATACCGTTTACACAAATGTTTCGAAAGGTGTTCTTGCCAAGACAAAAGACTTGAAGGCCGCATTTGATTCTGATGACCAGACCAAGATTTGTTTGGAG ATTTTGGACAAAGGAGAGCTTCAAGTGGCTGGGAAGGAGAGGGAATCTCAGTTGTCCAGTCAGTTTCGGGACATAGCCACCATTGTTATGCAGAAAACCTATAATCCTGAAACCCGACGCCCTTACACTATTAGCTTGATTGAGAGTCTAATGCATGAAATTCACTTTGCTGTAGACCCACATAAAAGCTCGAAGAAGCAG GCTCTGGAAGTTATTCATGAGCTTCAGAAGCACTTCCCAATCAAACGGTCTCCAATGAGATTGCGACTCATAGTTCCTGACCATGAATTTTCATCTCTTTCGGAGAAGCTGACTGCCTGGAATGCTAGCATAATTTCTAAAGATCAATCTGGAAGTCAGATATCTACT ATATGTGAATTGGACCCTGGTTTTTATCATGAATGTGAGGGATTGATGATGAAGTTGCATGGTAGATATGAAGTTCTTGCACTCTCTGTGCATGCAGAGGGTGACACTGTTATCGATCAATATGATGATCATGAGGATGAACCGTCAGACTCACTCAAAGATTCCTCAAACATCAGTtcattaaagaaaaatgaatgtACTGATCCTGACTTGTCGAAAAAGGAGTCGGCTGATCCTGTGCTAAAATTGAGCGATGATTTGCAGAAACAGAGTGTCTCTACTGGGAGTGGAAATGCTGCGGCGGAGGGAAAGCAGAACAAATGCAGCACATGCAATGCATTCGTGGGCGATTCCAAGCAGTATAGGGATCACTTCAAGAGTGAGTGGCACAAGCATAACTTGAAACGCAAAACCAGACAACTTCCTCCCCTTACTGAAGAAGAGTGTGCAGCTGACATGGAAATGGACGACTACAAAGCCGATTTGAGGGATTATTCCTTCTAA
- the LOC137725525 gene encoding glutamate--tRNA ligase, chloroplastic/mitochondrial, translating to MATLVAMPKIRMKIRAFPADVFPPFFPQSHNKSSVFHGRRRSFSVSAKSTQHPVRVRFAPSPTGNLHVGGARTALFNYLFARSNGGKFVLRIEDTDLERSTKESEEAVLHDLSWLGLNWDEGPGVDGEYGPYRQSERNLLYKQYAEKLVESGHVYRCFCSSEELEKMKEIAKLKQLPPVYTGKWANATDKEVQEELERGTPYTYRFRVPKEGSLKINDLIRGEVSWNLNTLGDFVIMRSNGQPVYNFCVTVDDATMAISHVIRAEEHLPNTLRQALIYKALGFQMPDFAHVSLILAPDRSKLSKRHGATSVGQYREMGYLPQAMVNYLALLGWGDGTENEFFTLEKLVEKFTIGRVNKSGAIFDSTKLRWMNGQHLRALPSEELTKLIGEQWKNTGLLTDSEGSFVEEAVELLKDGIDLTPDSDKALFNLLSYPLHDTLSSAEAKPVLEDKLSEFAASFIAAYDSGELVGALEEGHAGWQKWVKSFGKSLKRKGKSLFMPLRVLLTGKFHGPDMGTSVLLLHKAGKSGIIAPQAGFVTIDERFKILREVDWEALIKDQPLQETATIVSN from the exons ATGGCAACTTTGGTTGCAATGCCCAAGATCCGGATGAAGATTAGAGCTTTCCCAGCAGAtgttttccctccatttttccCTCAATCCCACAACAAATCCTCAGTCTTCcatgggaggaggaggagtttCTCGGTCTCTGCTAAGTCGACCCAACACCCAGTACGCGTTCGCTTCGCTCCTTCTCCCACCGGGAACCTCCACGTCGGTGGAGCTCGAACTGCGCTCTTCAATTATCTGTTTGCCAG GTCCAATGGAGGGAAGTTTGTTTTGAGAATTGAAGACACTGATTTGGAGAGGTCTACTAAGGAATCTGAGGAGGCTGTCTTACATGATCTCTCTTGGCTTGGCCTCAATTGGGATGAAG GACCTGGTGTGGATGGAGAGTATGGTCCATACCGACAATCAGAAAGAAATTTGTTGTACAAACAGTATGCTGAGAAGCTTGTAGAATCTGGTCATGTCTATCGCTGCTTTTGCTCTAGTGAG GAACTAGAGAAAATGAAGGAGATTGCAAAACTAAAACAACTGCCCCCGGTATACACAGGGAAGTGGGCCAATGCAACAGACAAAGAAGTACAAGAAGAGCTGGAAAGAGGAACTCCATACACATATCGTTTTCGTGTGCCAAAGGAAGGGAGTTTAAAAATCAATGACCTTATTCGAGGCGAG GTCAGTTGGAACCTGAACACTCTTGGAGATTTTGTAATTATGAGAAGCAATGGTCAACCAGTGTACAATTTTTGCGTCACAGTTGATGATGCTACTATGGCCATCTCACATGTTATTAG AGCAGAGGAGCATTTACCTAATACTCTAAGGCAAGCATTAATATATAAG GCTCTAGGATTCCAAATGCCAGACTTTGCACATGTTTCCTTAATTCTTGCCCCTGATCGGAGTAAGCTGTCAAAGAGGCATGGTGCAACTTCTGTAGGCCAG TACAGGGAGATGGGCTATCTACCTCAGGCAATGGTGAACTACTTGGCACTGTTAGGTTGGGGTGATGGCACTGAGAATGAATTCTTCACCCTTGAGAAGCTAG ttgaGAAATTTACAATTGGTCGCGTCAACAAAAGTGGTGCCATTTTCGACTCGACCAAATTAAG GTGGATGAATGGTCAACACTTAAGAGCACTTCCATCTGAGGAGTTGACAAAGCTTATTGGCGAGCAGTGGAAGAATACTGGCCTCCTTACTGATTCAGAGGGCTCATTTGTTGAA GAGGCAGTAGAGCTGCTCAAAGATGGGATCGATTTAACACCAGATTCAGATAAAGCCCTCTTTAACTTGTTATCTTATCCTTTACATGACACTTTATCCAG TGCTGAAGCCAAACCAGTCTTAGAAGACAAACTTTCTGAGTTTGCTGCCAGTTTTATAGCTGCTTATGACAGCGGTGAGCTCGTTGGTGCACTTGAAGAAGGCCATGCTGGTTGGCAAAAGTGGGTTAAGAGCTTTGGCAAATCACTGAAGCGCAAG GGAAAATCACTGTTTATGCCTCTCCGAGTGCTGTTAACAGGAAAGTTCCATGGCCCAGATATGGGGACTAGCGTGCTTTTACTGCACAAAGCGGGAAAGTCTGGTATTATTGCACCTCAAGCCGGGTTTGTGACAATAGATGAAAGGTTCAAAATATTGAGGGAAGTTGACTGGGAAGCATTGATCAAGGATCAGCCTCTCCAGGAGACTGCCACCATTGTATCAAACTGA